The proteins below are encoded in one region of Anoplopoma fimbria isolate UVic2021 breed Golden Eagle Sablefish chromosome 19, Afim_UVic_2022, whole genome shotgun sequence:
- the sv2 gene encoding synaptic vesicle glycoprotein 2B, whose protein sequence is MVRHVHDGGDSDAREPLLAGDREDPHETEEEGEIIFDRSTSNIPCDASGSEERRLTYEEAVEKAGFGLFHWLLLVVCGWANASDAVEILCVSFLLPTARCDLLLSSSDMGLLTASIFLGMMVGGYIWGYLADQRGRRKVLVVSLTVNGVFGGLASIAPWFWLFLLLRFISGIGVGGSIPVIFSYFSEFMPRLRRGAMISALATFWMAGNILAAGLAWLVIPRTWAHFSLGTLDFQSWRLFVVLCSVPSLTSAILFRLLMPESPKFLMEAGREKEAIRVFQVMFKLNMWGRGKDLQEFGLCVGSKQRGEPEETRTRSSRRERLACILKKALLPIKQMFNGSLRSRSIALLIVFYCISFGYYGLWMWFPELFERMENGGSPCSNLSIPSPLRNQSCYPVKTAVYMEGFIIAASNLPGNIFTILMIDSLGGKALLSCSLLVSSLSVFLIYEVQTKVQSLILSCVFSGVSVITWNALDVLGTELYPTQLRSSALGFFTGVGRVAAIMGNVAFGRLMDTNCAVPVLLVSALLLTGGLVALVLPQTKQTELT, encoded by the exons ATGGTTCGTCACGTGCACGACGGAGGAGACTCGGACGCACGCGAGCCGCTGCTCGCAGGTGACCGCGAGGATCCTCacgagacagaagaagagg GGGAAATCATTTTCGACCGGAGCACCTCAAACATCCCATGTGATGCTAGTGGCAGCGAAGAGAGGAGATTAACATATGAGGAAGCAGTTGAGAAAGCAG GTTTTGGTTTGTTCCACTGGCTGCTGTTGGTGGTTTGTGGTTGGGCCAATGCCAGCGACGCCGTGGAGATCCTCTGTGTGTCCTTTCTGCTGCCGACAGCGCGATGCGATCTGCTGCTGAGCTCCTCAGACATGGGCCTGCTCACTGCCAGCATTTTCCTCG GGATGATGGTGGGCGGCTACATTTGGGGATACCTGGCTGACCAGAGGGGGCGCCGCAAGGTCCTGGTCGTGTCCCTGACCGTTAACGGGGTGTTCGGAGGTCTGGCCAGCATCGCTCCGTGGTTCTGGCTCTTCCTGCTGCTGCGGTTCATCAGCGGCATCGG GGTCGGCGGGTCGATCCCTGTTATCTTCTCCTACTTCTCAGAGTTCATGCCCCGACTGAGGAGAGGTGCAATGATCAGCGCTCTGGCCACCTTCTGGATGGCAGGAAACATCCTGGCTGCag GTCTGGCCTGGTTGGTGATCCCAAGAACCTGGGCCCATTTTTCACTGGGAACTCTGGACTTTCAGAGCTGGAGACTGTTCGTGGTGCTCTGCTCTGTTCCCAGCCTCACCTCAGCCATCCTCTTCAGGCTGCTCATGCCCGAGAGCCCCAAGTTCCTCATGGAG GCGGGCCGGGAGAAAGAGGCCATCCGCGTCTTCCAAGTGATGTTTAAGCTGAACATGTGGGGAAGAGGAAAGGATTTACAG GAATTTGGTTTGTGCGTCGGCTCGAAGCAAAGAGGGGAACCGGAGGAGACCAGAACCCGGAGCTCACGTAGAGAGAGACTGGcctgtattttgaaaaag GCCTTGTTGCCTATTAAACAGATGTTTAATGGGTCGCTCAGATCCAGGAGCATCGCTCTGCTCATCGTCTTCTACTGCATCTCCTTCGG gtactACGGACTGTGGATGTGGTTCCCGGAGCTGTTTGAGAGAATGGAGAACGGCGGCTCGCCCTGTTCCAACTTGTCCATCCCGTCTCCACTCCGCAACCAAAGCTGCTACCCGGTCAAGACAGCAG TGTACATGGAGGGCTTCATCATTGCTGCATCAAACCTACCGGGAAACATCTTCACCATTCTCATGATTGACAGTCTGGGAGGAAAGGCTCTACTGT CCTGCAGCCTGCTGGTTTCCAGTCTGAGCGTCTTCCTCATCTACGAGGTCCAGACCAAAGTCCAGAGTCTGATCCTGTCCTGCGTCTTCAGCGGCGTCTCCGTGATCACCTGGAACGCCCTGGACGTGCTGGGAACGGAGCTCTACCCGACCCAGCTACG CTCCTCTGCTCTCGGGTTCTTCACCGGCGTGGGCCGAGTGGCCGCCATCATGGGCAACGTGGCCTTCGGGAGGTTGATGGACACAAACTGTGCCGTTCCGGTCCTGCTGGTGTCGGCTCTGCTGCTGACCGGAGGCCTGGTGGCTCTGGTGCTTCCACAAACCAAACAGACTGAGCTCACCTGA
- the LOC129108406 gene encoding AP-3 complex subunit beta-2-like, whose translation MEDVKLQSGMRVKEFPEIELLPAGETATAVMGIDFCDSTQAANFQLCTHTRKFFVSIQPPIGELMRPVFLTENEFKKEQGQLMGMNEISEKLTLDAKCRNEHAIVQRVTTAANLSRVPCGSDKECRFAGRTVTSGSLVLATVATKEDGAGQLTVNCEKMVISTMLVKDIMQALTQ comes from the exons ATGGAGGACGTGAAGCTGCAGTCCGGGATGAGGGTTAAAGAGTTTCCAGAGATCG AACTGCTGCCAGCAGGTGAGACGGCCACGGCTGTGATGGGCATCGATTTCTGTGACTCAACGCAAGCAGCAAACTTCCAGCTGTG CACTCACACCAGAAAATTCTTCGTGTCGATTCAGCCGCCGATCGGGGAGCTGATGAGGCCCGTCTTCCTGACAGAAAATGAGTTTAAAAAGGAGCAAG GTCAGCTGATGGGCATGAACGAGATCTCAGAGAAGCTGACTCTGGACGCTAAGTGTCGGAATGAACACGCCATCGTCCAGAGGGTGACCACCGCCGCCAACCTCAGCAGAGTCCCCTGTGGTTCAGATAAAGAGTGCAG GTTTGCGGGCCGGACGGTGACCAGCGGCAGCCTGGTGTTGGCAACCGTGGCAACCAAAGAGGACGGCGCCGGCCAGCTGACGGTCAACTGTGAGAAGATGGTGATCAGCACGATGCTGGTGAAGGACATCATGCAGGCTCTGACGCAGTGA
- the LOC129107999 gene encoding AP-3 complex subunit beta-2-like: MERGAPPTPLPQFESVVPEWTKCSSREKRKEKKVEKPFYSDSEGESGPTESADSESDSASGSESGSGIEETGSGSESEESEEGSESEEEEEEEEEKDKKKIKKELKKPVQESERNFTFLSSEQSSEEEERKPERKSKPRKSDSESESDEDEESESESSQSESEDSESEAEVKKKKKAAESKPPSKPVKKENKKEKKEMSLLDLDDFEPAPSPQVTPVNTFLSNSLVTDLEGLSLSDAVLSPATISPSSALKSYELLHRITGEGLSVGYCFSRQPFSPDANMVAVQMQFTNNA, translated from the exons ATGGAGAGAGGTGCCCCCCCCACTCCTCTGCCTCAGTTTGAGAGTGTg GTGCCCGAATGGACCAAATGCAGCAGCcgagagaagaggaaggagaagaaggtggAGAAGCCGTTCTACTCCGACTCGGAGGGCGAGTCTGGGCCGACGGAGTCAGCTGACAGTG AGTCCGACTCTGCCAGTGGCTCGGAGAGTGGCAGCGGCATCGAGGAGACCGGGTCGGGATCAGAGAGCGAAGAGAGCGAGGAAGGCTCCGaatctgaggaagaggaggaggaagaggaggaaaaggacaagaagaagattAAGAAAGAATTAAAGAAGCCAGTGCAAGAAAGCGAAAG GAACTTTACTTTCCTTTCCAGCGAGCAgagcagtgaagaagaagagaggaaaccagagaggaagagcaaaCCACGCAAGAGCGACTCTGAGTCTGAATCCGACGAGGACGAAGAGAGCGAGTCTGAAAGCAGCCAGTcggagtctgaagactcagagTCTGAGGCAgaagtcaaaaagaaaaaaaag GCAGCTGAATCTAAACCTCCGTCTAAGCCTGTaaagaaagagaacaagaaagagaagaaggaaatgTCTCTGCTCGACCTCGATGATT TCGAACCTGCTCCCTCTCCTCAAGTCACACCGGTCAACACCTTCCTGTCCAACAGCCTCGTGACCGACCTGGAGGGATTGTCTCTGTCTGACGCCGTTCTCTCTCCGGCA ACCATTTCTCCCTCCAGCGCACTGAAGAGCTACGAGCTGCTGCACCGGATCACGGGGGAGGGTCTGTCGGTGGGGTACTGCTTCAGTCGACAGCCGTTCAGCCCCGACGCCAACATGGTGGCCGTGCAGATGCAGTTCACCAACAACGCA
- the LOC129108000 gene encoding AP-3 complex subunit beta-2 produces the protein MLDSNKDSLKLEAMKRIVAMIARGKNASDLFPAVVKNVACKNIEVKKLVYVYLVRYAEEQQDLALLSISTFQRGLKDPNQLIRASALRVLSSIRVTIIVPIMMLAIKEAASDMSPYVRKTAAHAIPKLYSLDPEQKDQLIEVIEKLLADKTTLVAGSVVMAFEEVCPERIDLIHKNYRKLCNLLIDVEEWGQVVIINMLTRYARTQFLNPNMNVSKNTESEGSDKTFYGSDDDEDEEEDEKEKKAEAPMAKRKPYVMDPDHRLLLRNTKPLLQSRNAAVVMAVAQLYFHLAPKVEVGVIAKALVRLLRSHSEVQYVVLQNVATMSIKRRGMFEPYLKSFYIRSTDPTQIKVLKLEVLTNLANETNISTILREFQTYIKSMDKDFVAATIQAIGRCATNIGEVRDTCLNGLVQLLSNRDELVVAESVVVIKKLLQMQPEKHSDIIKHMAKLTDNIQVPMARASILWLIGEYCEHVPKIAPDVLRKMAKSFTNEEDIVKLQIINLAAKLYLTNSKQTKLLTQYVLNLAKYDQNYDIRDRARFIRQLIVPTEKSGALSKYAKKLFLALKPAPVLESPFKDRDHFQLGSLSHLLNAKAGGYQELPDWPEAAPDPSVRNVEVKDSVRAVGTVTYRDTGGPLGSPGAPRKVEGSVCCSRPKAVPQRG, from the exons GTGAAGAAGCTGGTCTATGTTTACTTGGTGCGTTATGctgaagagcagcaggatcTCGCTCTGCTCTCCATTTCCACCTTTCAGCGAGGGTTGAAG GATCCGAACCAGCTGATCAGAGCCAGCGCCCTGCGAGTCCTCTCCAGCATCCGAGTCACGATCATCGTCCCCATAATGATGCTGGCCATCAAAGAAGCCGCCTCTGATATGTCTCCATACGTCAGGAAGACGGCTGCTCACGCAATTCCTAAACTCTACAG TTTGGATCCAGAACAGAAGGACCAGCTTATTGAAGTCATAGAGAAACTCCTCGCTGACAAAACCACG TTGGTGGCAGGAAGCGTTGTCATGGCTTTCGAGGAGGTTTGTCCGGAGCGCATTGACCTGATCCACAAGAACTACAGGAAGTTGTGTAACCTCCTCATCGACGTGGAGGAGTGGGGGCAGGTGGTCATCATCAACATGCTGACCCGCTACGCCAGGACCCAGTTCCTCAACCCAAACATGAACGTGAGTAAGAATACAGAATCA GAGGGAAGCGATAAGACCTTCTATGGCTCAGATGACGATGAGGACGAAGAGGAAGacgagaaagaaaagaaggcaGAGGCTCCCATGGCCAAGAGGAAGCCGTACGTGATGGATCCAGACCATCGGCTGCTGCTGAGAAACACCAAGCCGCTGCTGCAGAGCCGCAACGCAGCT GTGGTGATGGCGGTGGCTCAGCTGTATTTCCATCTTGCACCTAAAGTGGAGGTTGGGGTGATCGCCAAGGCCCTGGTTCGTCTCCTGAGGAGCCACAG tGAAGTCCAGTATGTCGTCCTTCAGAACGTGGCAACCATGTCGATTAAGAGAAGG GGAATGTTTGAACCGTACCTGAAGAGTTTCTACATCCGGTCTACGGACCCAACACAGATCAAAGTCCTAAAG cTGGAGGTTCTCACCAATTTGGCCAATGAGACGAACATTTCCACCATTCTCAGAGAGTTTCAG ACTTACATTAAGAGCATGGATAAAGACTTTGTGGCTGCCACGATTCAAGCCATCGGCCGCTGTGCTACAAACATCGGGGAGGTGAGGGACACGTGTCTGAACGGCCTGGTGCAGCTGCTGTCCAACCGAGACG AGTTGGTCGTAGCCGAGTCCGTGGTGGTTATTAAGAAGCTGCTTCAGATGCAACCTGAGAAGCACAGCGACATCATAAAGCACATGGCCAAACTAACAGACAACATCCAG GTGCCGATGGCGCGGGCCAGCATCCTGTGGCTGATTGGAGAATACTGTGAGCATGTCCCTAAGATTGCCCCGGATGTCCTGAGGAAGATGGCCAAGTCGTTCACTAACGAAGAGGACATCGTCAAGCTACAAATCATCAATTTGGCCGCCAAGCTCTATCTCACCAACTCCAAACAG ACCAAACTGTTGACACAGTACGTTCTCAACTTGGCCAAGTACGACCAGAACTATGACATCCGTGATCGGGCTCGCTTCATTCGTCAGCTCATCGTTCCCACTGAGAAGAGCGGAGCCCTGAGCAAGTACGCTAAGAAACTGTTCCTCGCCCTCAAACCTGCACCGGTCCTCGAGTCTCCTTTTAAAG atcGAGACCACTTCCAGTTGGGTTCATTGTCCCACTTGTTGAATGCCAAGGCTGGCGGCTACCAGGAGTTGCCCGACTGGCCTGAAGCCGCCCCAGATCCCTCCGTGCGCAACGTGGAGGTGAAGGATTCTGTGCGTGCAGTGGGAACAGTAACTTACAGAGACACAGGGGGCCCTTTAGGGTCTCCAGGGGCCCCCAGAAAGGTGGAGGGGAGCGTGTGTTGCTCCCGCCCCAAAGCAGTGCCTCAGAGGGGCTGA